Below is a genomic region from Myxococcus fulvus.
CTCCGCGGGAAACCGCGTGGGAGAGTAGGTCGCTGCCGGATTCTTTTTGAGAAGCCCTCGTCGCCTCGTGCGACGGGGGCTTTTCTTTTTTCTGCGCCCCCCTCTGCACCCCGCCCGCCTCACGGCGTGGCGAGGAGCTCAGCGAGACGATCGAAGTTCTGCTCGTTGGCCTCCTCGATGAAGCCGCGGACCTTCTCGAGCTCCTCCTTCGATTCGAAGCGCATCCGCCAGGTGAGGCGGGTCTTGGGCCCTTCGTCCGCGAAATCGAGGCGCATCTCGAAGTGATGTGATTCTTGGAGGTGTCGGAAGACGACCCGCTCCAATGGGATCACCTGCGTGAACTCCTTATGCATGGCGTACCGAGCTCCATCCGGTCCCTGCATCACGAAGCGCCACTGACCACCTGGGCGGAGATCAAACACCTCGAAGGTGTTCGTCGAGCCCTTCGGCCCCCACCAGCGTGACAGTTGCTCCGCTTTGCTGAATGCCCGGTACAGCCGGTCTCGGGATGTATCGAAGAGCCGCGAGGAGACGATGTCTCGAGACTCCTCGAGCACTCGCCCCAGTCTGTCGAAGTGTTCCGCTGTGCCTCCCTCACGTGAGCGCGTCCCATCCGCACCGTCGAGGAAGGTGGCTTGCTCGGTGAACACCATCCTCGTTCCACCTGTCTTCGTCGCGTGCAGCTCCACCGTGGCCAGCGACACGGACAGATGCTTGTCGCCCACGTGCATGTCGTAGACGTACACCAGTCGCTCGTTCGGGATGATGGAGTGGTAGCGCGCGGTGAAGACACTCGCGTGACGCCCCTCGAACTGTCCGTGGAGCAGCTCCGTTCCGCCCACTCTGAAGTCGAGTTCACGCTTCACGAGCCGCCATCGCTCAGGCGGCCCGATGAACCACTGGGCCTTCGTCTCCACGTCGGACCAGGCCGCGAAGACTCGAGCCGGAGAGGCTTTGTAGGTGCGCTCGAGGGTGAATGAGCCGTGAACCACGGGAGGTGCCTTCATGAGCTTCCCTTCTTTCGGGGGGAGGGAGTGGGGGACTCGGGGCCATCCAGCAGCTCGCCCAGTCGGTCGAAGCGGCGCTCCCACAGGCTGCGCCGTGCGGAGATCCAGTCCTCCGCCACTCGCAGCCCCTGTGGCTGGATGTGACAGGAGCGCACGCGCCCGACCTTCTCCGTGCGCACCAGGCCGCTCTCCTCGAGGACCTGGAGGTGCTGAACGACCGCCGCGAGGGTGATGTCGAGCGGCTTCGCCAGGTCGCTCACCGACATGGAGCCCTGACTCAGTCGCTCGACGATGGCTCTTCGCGTGGAGTCGCCCAGGGCCTGGAACACCCGGTCTACGGCGCCATAGTTTAGCATGGGCTTAAGTATTGTCCGTGCGCTCTAACTGTCAAGTCGCGGCTTAAGTGTTCGGTGAGGCCTTCAAGCTGCACGGCGACTGTCGAGCCATCGTGCAGGCTGCAATCTCCACCGCGGTCAGTGTCTCGCAACCCCGCGAAAGTCCTGCGAATTCATTGGAGGGTGGCTGGTACGTGCGGTGCTCAGTGGATGGGCACCCATGTTGTCCATCGACTCCACTCAACTGCTTCTCTCCCTGCTGCTCCAGCAGGCAGATGCATCCCTGCCTGCTCCCGACGCCACGGCCAACGACTCGGCGGCGACCCGCTTCCTCTCCCGGGTCCAACCCGAGGGCGGCGTCGATGTGTACTTCGCTCACAACTTCAACCGTCCCGCGAACAAGGCCAGCTTCCTTCCTGGCACCGGCACCTCCGCGAAGCGCCATGGGGAGGTGTCCA
It encodes:
- a CDS encoding SRPBCC family protein, with the protein product MKAPPVVHGSFTLERTYKASPARVFAAWSDVETKAQWFIGPPERWRLVKRELDFRVGGTELLHGQFEGRHASVFTARYHSIIPNERLVYVYDMHVGDKHLSVSLATVELHATKTGGTRMVFTEQATFLDGADGTRSREGGTAEHFDRLGRVLEESRDIVSSRLFDTSRDRLYRAFSKAEQLSRWWGPKGSTNTFEVFDLRPGGQWRFVMQGPDGARYAMHKEFTQVIPLERVVFRHLQESHHFEMRLDFADEGPKTRLTWRMRFESKEELEKVRGFIEEANEQNFDRLAELLATP
- a CDS encoding ArsR/SmtB family transcription factor, with translation MLNYGAVDRVFQALGDSTRRAIVERLSQGSMSVSDLAKPLDITLAAVVQHLQVLEESGLVRTEKVGRVRSCHIQPQGLRVAEDWISARRSLWERRFDRLGELLDGPESPTPSPRKKGSS